From a region of the Acinetobacter calcoaceticus genome:
- the ponA gene encoding penicillin-binding protein PBP1a encodes MKKLSSLGFVRPIFLIIIIILVSLPMGFYGMYLYIAPSLPEMSSLKKAPLLKPLQVYTSDNQLIAEYGGKLSIPVEYKQIPPAFIHAFLAAEDSSFFEHSGISFKGLGRALSESVTGSDVQTGGSTITMQVAKNYYLSPERTLKRKITEIFLARKIEQNLSKEEILSLYVNKIFLGKNSYGIAAAAKIYYNKSINELSIAQMAMIAGLPKAPSKYNPVVNPERALERRNWILGRMLQLGYISQAEYQKAVAEPINLNMPNRDLNNIHPYAGEMVRSELVKHFGEQAIDSGYKVYTTINAKRQAIAEKSVQDGLEAYDRRHGWRGAEAHDKPLSEFRAYANTYPAQVTKVNSSSFEALMQDGTTVTVQWSGMSWARPYRNANSVGGAPSRASQIVQVKDIVRLRPNEAKTAWSLVQVPKVQGQLIAINPNDGSIEAIVGGYNFYQSKFNRALQGWRQPGSTIKPFVYALALERGMTPYSMVNDSPITIGKWTPRNSDGRYLGMIPLRRALYLSRNTVSVRLLQTVGIERTRQLFMDFGLQEDQIPRNYTIALGTPQVLPIQMATGYSTFANGGYRIQPHFIQRIEDAYGKVIYEAKPEYACIPCINAPETTDDEQKVTTTDDEVIEVTNKDVEQKEKAAKQLNLKQTDKVNSEYRQAQRILKSSSAYDMANILRDVIEHGTGRAALKIGRNDLGGKTGTTNDAKDAWFAGFNGKLVTVTWVGFDQPTTLGRREYGGIAALPIWINFMGQALQGTPSAWVRLDKDAQAPISRDKNQAVVEVSDKKTYRAAPPLARPLYRPAPPQPKLNNNNDFADLPGEEIVIPSKAAPPAMKPSQEPAPKREKDELENLINQIE; translated from the coding sequence CTATATTGCCCCATCGCTCCCAGAAATGAGTTCACTAAAAAAAGCTCCGCTTTTAAAACCACTACAGGTCTACACATCAGATAATCAACTGATTGCTGAGTATGGTGGTAAGCTTTCTATTCCAGTTGAATACAAACAAATCCCTCCTGCTTTTATTCATGCATTTTTAGCAGCAGAAGACTCATCTTTCTTTGAACATAGCGGGATCAGTTTTAAGGGTTTAGGGCGTGCTTTAAGTGAAAGTGTGACGGGTTCTGATGTGCAAACTGGTGGCTCAACCATTACCATGCAGGTTGCAAAGAACTATTATTTGAGCCCAGAAAGAACTTTAAAACGTAAAATCACCGAGATCTTTTTAGCTCGAAAAATTGAGCAAAATTTATCAAAAGAAGAAATTCTCAGTCTCTATGTGAATAAAATCTTCCTAGGAAAAAATTCCTATGGTATCGCAGCAGCAGCCAAGATTTATTATAACAAAAGTATTAATGAGCTAAGCATTGCTCAAATGGCAATGATCGCAGGTCTGCCAAAAGCGCCTTCTAAATACAACCCTGTGGTTAATCCTGAGCGTGCACTTGAAAGACGTAACTGGATTTTAGGTCGTATGTTACAGCTGGGTTATATCTCTCAAGCAGAATATCAAAAAGCTGTAGCTGAACCGATCAACCTCAACATGCCCAATCGGGATTTAAATAATATTCATCCATATGCAGGTGAAATGGTTCGTTCAGAGCTCGTAAAACATTTTGGCGAACAAGCCATTGATTCGGGCTATAAAGTCTATACAACCATCAATGCTAAACGTCAAGCAATTGCAGAGAAATCTGTGCAAGATGGTCTTGAAGCTTATGACCGTCGTCATGGCTGGCGTGGCGCGGAAGCACACGATAAACCATTAAGTGAATTTAGAGCATATGCCAACACCTACCCTGCACAAGTCACCAAGGTAAATAGCAGCTCTTTTGAAGCATTAATGCAAGATGGCACAACAGTTACTGTACAGTGGTCCGGTATGTCATGGGCCCGTCCCTATCGCAATGCAAATAGTGTAGGTGGTGCTCCTTCCCGTGCATCTCAAATTGTTCAAGTTAAAGATATTGTTCGCTTACGTCCAAATGAAGCAAAAACCGCTTGGTCTTTAGTTCAGGTTCCAAAAGTTCAAGGGCAACTCATTGCAATCAATCCTAACGACGGCTCAATTGAAGCAATTGTAGGTGGTTATAATTTCTATCAATCTAAATTTAACCGTGCTTTGCAAGGCTGGCGCCAACCAGGTTCAACAATTAAACCTTTTGTCTATGCATTAGCACTAGAACGCGGTATGACGCCGTACAGTATGGTTAATGATAGTCCTATCACGATTGGGAAGTGGACACCAAGAAACTCAGACGGTCGTTATTTAGGGATGATTCCATTACGCCGTGCTTTGTATTTATCTCGTAATACCGTATCTGTACGTCTATTACAGACAGTCGGGATTGAACGTACTCGCCAGTTATTTATGGATTTTGGTTTACAAGAAGATCAAATTCCACGTAACTACACCATTGCCTTAGGTACTCCTCAAGTCTTGCCAATTCAAATGGCAACTGGATATTCGACTTTTGCCAATGGCGGCTATCGCATTCAACCGCACTTTATTCAACGTATTGAAGATGCATACGGTAAAGTGATTTATGAAGCTAAGCCAGAATATGCATGTATTCCATGTATTAACGCACCTGAAACAACTGATGACGAGCAGAAAGTTACGACAACAGATGATGAAGTGATTGAAGTTACAAACAAAGATGTAGAGCAGAAAGAAAAGGCTGCTAAGCAACTTAATCTTAAACAGACTGATAAAGTGAACAGTGAATATCGTCAGGCACAGCGTATTTTAAAATCAAGTTCTGCTTACGATATGGCCAACATTTTACGAGACGTTATTGAACACGGTACAGGCCGTGCCGCGCTTAAAATTGGTCGTAATGACTTAGGCGGCAAAACAGGTACAACCAACGATGCAAAAGATGCATGGTTTGCTGGCTTCAACGGGAAGTTAGTTACTGTAACATGGGTCGGCTTTGACCAACCGACGACACTAGGTCGTCGTGAGTATGGTGGTATTGCTGCATTACCGATCTGGATTAACTTTATGGGTCAAGCTTTGCAAGGTACACCATCAGCTTGGGTTCGCCTCGACAAAGATGCTCAAGCACCTATTTCACGTGACAAAAATCAAGCGGTAGTAGAAGTTAGCGATAAGAAAACCTATCGCGCAGCTCCTCCATTGGCTCGTCCGCTATATCGTCCAGCACCACCGCAACCGAAGCTCAACAATAATAATGACTTTGCCGATTTACCTGGTGAAGAAATTGTTATTCCGTCAAAAGCTGCGCCTCCTGCTATGAAACCTTCGCAGGAACCCGCGCCTAAGCGAGAAAAAGATGAACTAGAAAATCTGATTAATCAGATTGAATAA
- the mraY gene encoding phospho-N-acetylmuramoyl-pentapeptide-transferase, with product MLLWLFEQLAGYHSSFQVVRYLTLRSLLSVLTSLTIGLVLGPIMIRKLQALKYGQAVSSFAPENHAKKMGTPTMGGILILLSIGISTLLWADLSNPYVWIVLGVMVVFGAVGWADDWIKIRYKDNAGLPARKKFFWTSVASLGAGIALYLIATQQSNAEHTANMLDLLIPFFKNLSIPLSIVPLGLAFIVFTYLVINGASNAVNLTDGLDGLAIMPVVMVATGLGVFAYLSGDIRFANYLHIPYVKYTSELVVICSAMIGAGLAFLWYNAHPAQIFMGDVGALALGAMLGTIAVMVRQEIVFAIMGGVFVMEAVSVFLQIGSLRMRNKRVFLMAPLHHHYEKQGWKETQVVIRFWIITIILVVLGLMTLKLR from the coding sequence ATGCTGTTATGGTTGTTTGAACAACTTGCGGGCTATCACAGTTCGTTTCAGGTCGTTCGTTATTTAACATTACGTTCTTTACTCAGTGTATTAACTTCACTGACCATTGGTTTGGTTCTCGGGCCGATCATGATTCGTAAATTACAAGCGTTAAAATACGGTCAGGCAGTAAGTTCATTTGCTCCTGAGAATCATGCTAAAAAGATGGGTACACCAACGATGGGTGGGATTTTAATTCTGCTTTCAATTGGTATTAGTACTTTACTCTGGGCTGATTTATCTAACCCTTATGTCTGGATTGTGCTTGGTGTAATGGTCGTGTTCGGTGCTGTAGGTTGGGCAGACGACTGGATTAAAATTCGCTATAAAGACAATGCAGGTTTACCTGCACGTAAGAAGTTTTTCTGGACTTCTGTTGCATCCCTTGGTGCTGGTATTGCGTTATATTTAATTGCAACTCAACAGTCCAATGCAGAACATACTGCAAATATGCTGGATTTATTGATTCCTTTCTTTAAGAATCTTTCAATTCCACTCTCAATTGTTCCTTTAGGCTTGGCATTTATTGTATTTACCTATCTGGTGATTAATGGTGCTTCTAACGCAGTTAACTTAACTGATGGTTTAGATGGCTTGGCGATCATGCCTGTTGTAATGGTGGCTACGGGCTTAGGTGTATTTGCTTACTTGTCTGGTGACATTCGCTTTGCTAACTATTTACATATTCCATATGTGAAATATACCTCTGAGCTTGTTGTGATCTGCTCTGCCATGATTGGCGCAGGTTTAGCATTTCTTTGGTATAATGCACACCCTGCTCAAATCTTTATGGGTGATGTTGGCGCTTTAGCTTTAGGCGCGATGCTTGGAACAATTGCTGTCATGGTACGCCAAGAAATCGTATTTGCGATTATGGGTGGTGTGTTTGTAATGGAAGCAGTATCTGTTTTCTTGCAAATTGGTTCGCTGCGGATGCGTAATAAACGCGTATTCTTAATGGCACCGCTGCATCATCACTATGAAAAGCAGGGCTGGAAAGAAACCCAAGTTGTGATTCGTTTTTGGATTATTACAATTATATTAGTAGTTTTAGGTCTAATGACTTTAAAATTGCGATAG
- a CDS encoding UDP-N-acetylmuramoyl-L-alanyl-D-glutamate--2,6-diaminopimelate ligase — MSVSFQEINPVEIDAQWSKQSFHGFSLDSRKVESGQIFIALTSYSQPEKTRIFAESALANGALAIISETELGVENEWVCPDVRQRMGEWQERYLQHIDPVTPARIVAVTGTNGKTTISRLVAELISSQQQHCAVMGTTGNGILPDLTPSTHTTLDALQLQNALHDYAKQGATFASLEASSHGLEQGRLNGCAIEIAVYSNLSRDHLDYHGTLEAYAEAKALLFRFNSLKVAVINLDDEYAALMINAAKQNPAQPKILTYSLTQNTADYYISDLSYSLAGATFNLVSQQGSFAVQSPLLGHFNVENLIAVLIAAEQAGFDLEALVAFVPQLIGAPGRMQVIRDGERLFVVDYAHTPDALIQVLKTLKRHVSNQLWAVFGCGGDRDRGKRPLMTQAALDGANPIILTSDNPRTEDPEQIFADMKQGIDFSGHRMQEIHDRREAIKFVAQQAQAGDIVVIAGKGHENYQEINGVRHWFDDVVEVQSAIAAQHHTVDAAYPAQ; from the coding sequence ATGTCTGTTTCTTTTCAAGAAATTAATCCAGTCGAGATTGATGCACAGTGGTCTAAGCAGTCTTTCCATGGCTTTAGTTTGGACAGCCGTAAGGTTGAGTCAGGCCAAATCTTTATTGCTTTGACCAGTTATAGTCAACCTGAAAAAACGCGTATATTTGCTGAGTCGGCCCTTGCTAATGGTGCACTTGCTATCATTAGTGAGACTGAATTAGGTGTAGAAAATGAGTGGGTATGTCCTGATGTACGTCAGCGCATGGGTGAATGGCAAGAACGTTATTTGCAACATATAGATCCTGTTACACCAGCACGTATTGTTGCAGTAACAGGCACAAACGGTAAAACGACGATTTCACGTCTAGTTGCTGAATTAATTAGTTCACAACAACAGCACTGTGCTGTGATGGGCACAACAGGTAATGGTATTTTGCCTGACTTAACGCCATCAACGCATACCACACTTGATGCTTTACAGCTACAAAATGCGTTACATGACTATGCTAAACAAGGTGCAACTTTTGCATCTTTGGAAGCAAGCTCACATGGTTTAGAGCAGGGCCGTTTAAATGGTTGTGCTATTGAAATTGCTGTTTATAGCAATTTGAGCCGTGATCATCTGGATTATCATGGCACTTTAGAGGCTTATGCTGAAGCTAAGGCTCTTTTATTCCGTTTTAATTCTTTGAAAGTAGCTGTTATTAATCTGGATGATGAATATGCTGCTCTAATGATCAATGCAGCAAAACAAAATCCTGCTCAGCCAAAGATTCTGACCTATTCGCTTACTCAAAATACAGCAGATTATTATATTAGTGACCTAAGTTACAGTTTGGCAGGGGCGACTTTTAATTTAGTCAGCCAGCAAGGTTCTTTTGCTGTTCAAAGTCCATTATTGGGACATTTTAATGTCGAAAACTTGATTGCAGTACTTATTGCTGCTGAGCAAGCAGGTTTTGATTTAGAAGCATTGGTCGCTTTTGTCCCTCAATTGATTGGTGCGCCGGGACGGATGCAGGTCATTCGTGATGGTGAACGTTTATTTGTTGTGGATTATGCGCATACGCCAGATGCTTTGATTCAGGTACTTAAAACTCTAAAACGTCATGTATCTAATCAACTTTGGGCTGTATTCGGATGTGGTGGGGATCGTGACCGTGGTAAACGTCCATTGATGACTCAAGCCGCTTTAGACGGCGCAAATCCGATTATTTTGACTTCGGATAACCCAAGAACCGAAGATCCTGAACAAATTTTTGCTGATATGAAGCAAGGAATCGATTTTTCAGGACATCGCATGCAGGAAATTCATGATCGCCGTGAAGCAATTAAGTTTGTTGCACAGCAAGCTCAAGCTGGTGATATTGTTGTTATTGCTGGTAAAGGTCATGAAAACTATCAAGAAATTAATGGTGTGCGCCACTGGTTTGATGATGTTGTCGAAGTTCAATCAGCGATTGCTGCGCAACACCATACTGTAGACGCTGCTTACCCTGCACAATAG
- a CDS encoding putative RNA methyltransferase: MTKQILMCPVCRQSLDLNEKTWRCELGHSYDVAKQGYVNLHVVQHKHSKNPGDTPESVDARRAFLQGGYYQPLQHAVVALLKKLDVKTVLDIGCGEGYYTSAMQQVVEQCVGVDIAKNAVQRAAKLNAEVTWVVGTGATLPVLDQSMDACTSLFSPIPQAEIARVLKDDGYLIVVTPASEHLYAMREALFEQVNPHTPEKFVEQLQDLFELKQEHIIDAPFVLDQQALKNLIAMTPYAYKASPERRLQLEQQSQLELMASFQIYVFQKRNKEAS, encoded by the coding sequence GTGACTAAGCAAATTTTAATGTGTCCTGTGTGTCGTCAGTCTCTGGATTTAAATGAAAAAACTTGGCGATGTGAGCTGGGGCATAGTTATGATGTGGCTAAACAAGGTTATGTCAATTTACATGTTGTGCAACATAAACATAGTAAAAACCCAGGAGACACGCCAGAGTCAGTCGATGCGAGACGAGCTTTTTTACAAGGTGGTTATTACCAACCCTTACAACATGCTGTAGTCGCTTTATTAAAAAAACTCGATGTAAAAACTGTACTTGATATTGGGTGTGGTGAAGGCTATTACACAAGTGCCATGCAGCAAGTGGTTGAGCAATGTGTTGGTGTTGATATTGCAAAAAATGCGGTGCAGCGTGCAGCAAAGCTCAATGCTGAAGTGACTTGGGTCGTTGGAACTGGTGCGACTTTACCTGTGCTTGATCAAAGCATGGATGCATGTACCAGTTTGTTTAGCCCAATTCCACAAGCAGAAATTGCGCGTGTTTTAAAAGATGATGGCTATTTAATTGTTGTCACGCCTGCCTCTGAACATTTATATGCAATGCGTGAAGCTTTATTTGAACAAGTTAATCCTCACACGCCAGAAAAGTTTGTGGAGCAGTTGCAAGATTTGTTTGAGCTCAAACAAGAGCACATTATTGATGCCCCTTTTGTGCTTGATCAGCAGGCCTTAAAAAATCTAATTGCTATGACGCCTTATGCTTATAAAGCTTCTCCCGAACGTCGTTTGCAGTTAGAGCAGCAGTCGCAATTAGAATTAATGGCTTCTTTTCAAATTTATGTCTTTCAGAAGCGTAATAAAGAAGCTAGCTAA
- a CDS encoding UDP-N-acetylmuramoyl-tripeptide--D-alanyl-D-alanine ligase, with translation MHTSTTSTVPLEPWTAQQLQQVTQGYWHKDQIPQTEIKRILTDSRHAETGDVFLALKGERFDAHDFVTQVAANGCQIAIVERPLEVDIAQLVVADTRLALGQLGAYRREQNSQLKVIALTGSSGKTTTKEMLGSILSRLAPTLITRGNLNNDLGVPMMLLELRKEHQFAVMELGASHQGEIDYTSKLVQPHVAGILNIGTAHLGEFGGREGICRAKSEIYRHILPNGVAIVPQQDDFTAEIHEAAKAHRISTFGVGGDIYATDMELLPQSTNFTLHTPQGTSTVKLPFAGEHNVQNATAAVAFALALGIGLEDIVQGLEQAQGAKGRLNFIRKSSYLFIDDTYNANPNSMRAAAQVLLQQQGIKVMVMGDIGELGDSSWQEHHDLGRDLAELPLDHIIAVGQFASAALEGADSHSNKVKAFQTQAEALPFLINLIQTHQPQSMSFLFKGSRFTHMETLMADLMEKL, from the coding sequence ATGCATACTTCAACCACCAGTACCGTGCCTTTGGAACCGTGGACAGCTCAGCAATTACAACAGGTAACACAGGGCTACTGGCATAAAGACCAGATCCCTCAAACTGAAATTAAACGTATTTTGACGGATTCGCGTCATGCAGAAACTGGGGATGTCTTTTTAGCACTCAAAGGTGAGCGTTTTGATGCGCACGACTTTGTAACTCAGGTTGCAGCGAATGGTTGTCAAATCGCAATTGTTGAACGACCTCTAGAGGTAGATATTGCACAATTGGTTGTTGCCGACACTCGCTTGGCTCTGGGGCAACTTGGAGCTTATCGTCGTGAGCAAAATTCACAATTAAAAGTAATTGCTTTAACGGGTAGTAGCGGTAAAACCACAACTAAAGAAATGTTGGGAAGTATCTTATCGCGCTTAGCTCCGACATTAATCACTCGTGGTAATTTAAATAATGACCTCGGTGTACCCATGATGTTGCTTGAACTCAGAAAAGAACATCAGTTTGCTGTAATGGAACTCGGTGCAAGTCATCAAGGTGAAATTGACTATACTTCTAAGTTGGTTCAGCCGCATGTTGCCGGCATTTTAAATATTGGGACAGCCCATTTGGGTGAATTTGGTGGACGTGAAGGTATTTGCCGCGCTAAATCAGAAATTTATCGTCATATTTTACCAAATGGCGTTGCAATCGTTCCACAACAAGATGATTTTACGGCTGAAATTCATGAGGCTGCAAAAGCACATCGCATTTCTACATTTGGCGTAGGGGGCGATATTTATGCAACAGATATGGAATTATTGCCTCAATCAACAAATTTTACCCTACATACGCCGCAAGGGACGAGTACCGTTAAACTCCCTTTTGCAGGTGAGCATAATGTGCAAAATGCCACTGCGGCTGTAGCCTTTGCTTTGGCGCTTGGTATTGGACTTGAAGATATTGTCCAAGGCTTAGAGCAAGCTCAGGGTGCTAAAGGTCGTCTTAACTTTATTCGAAAATCTTCTTACTTATTTATTGATGATACTTACAATGCCAATCCGAATTCTATGCGTGCTGCTGCACAAGTATTGTTGCAGCAACAAGGCATAAAAGTGATGGTTATGGGTGATATTGGTGAGCTGGGAGATAGCAGCTGGCAAGAACACCACGATTTAGGTCGTGATCTTGCCGAGCTTCCTTTAGATCATATTATTGCAGTTGGGCAGTTTGCTTCAGCCGCTCTCGAGGGTGCAGACTCTCATTCCAATAAAGTGAAAGCATTTCAGACACAAGCTGAGGCGCTTCCATTTCTAATCAATCTAATCCAAACACATCAACCGCAGTCCATGAGTTTCCTGTTTAAAGGTTCTCGCTTTACTCATATGGAAACGTTGATGGCTGATTTGATGGAGAAACTTTAA
- the ftsI gene encoding penicillin-binding protein PBP3, protein MVDKRTKQTRKKQQSISEKPTLAFDMWRFYLLWAVVLLCFVVLIARAFYVQIINKDFLQNKANANILRTERVEAMRGVISDRHGVPLAISTPIMKIVMDPRDYFDTKHLYDQITAELKKDPNNRKLKRQLPDKNLNLDELADVVGLDRADLKKQMNARPRSRYLVLKKEIPPQQADLITKGNFQGVYAEKTYKRYYPQPQPNAQIIGLTNSEGQGIEGLEMQLNKQLSGVDGEQKIIRDKRGNRLKVSEVIREGEPGENITLSIDSRLQYIMYRELTAAGVANNARSATAIAVDVKTGEILAMTSWPSYNPNDKNGLSNKDAMRNRGAIDMFEPGSTMKPFTVSAALETGQYTPNTIVNTSPGSMRLGWHTIRDTHNYGALTVSGVIIKSSNVGSAKIALSLPKETLPSFFNRTGFGKRSAVKFPGESSGLVLPVSKLNSSQIGTMAYGYGLNATILQLAQGYAMLANHGEKMPLSLHKLDQAPKGEQVLAPKIADQVLLMLEQVTMPGGTAKQANIPGYRVGGKTGTAHKLRADRKGYSNNEYRALFAGVAPISDPRLAVIVVVENPQGRYYGGLVAAPVFARIMQESLRLMNVPLDKPLDTSVNPIRR, encoded by the coding sequence ATGGTAGATAAGCGAACAAAACAAACACGGAAAAAACAGCAGTCTATTTCGGAAAAACCAACTCTTGCCTTTGATATGTGGCGGTTTTATCTGCTCTGGGCAGTAGTACTACTCTGTTTTGTTGTATTAATTGCGCGTGCATTTTATGTACAAATAATTAATAAGGATTTTTTACAAAACAAGGCCAATGCCAATATTTTGCGTACTGAGCGTGTGGAAGCGATGCGTGGCGTGATTAGTGATCGCCATGGCGTACCTTTGGCAATTAGTACACCGATCATGAAAATCGTAATGGATCCACGTGATTATTTCGATACTAAGCATTTATATGACCAAATTACAGCGGAATTAAAGAAAGATCCGAATAATCGTAAATTAAAAAGACAATTACCAGATAAAAACTTGAATCTTGATGAGTTGGCGGATGTGGTTGGTTTAGATCGTGCCGATCTTAAAAAACAGATGAATGCACGACCACGTTCTCGTTATCTTGTTTTGAAAAAAGAGATCCCACCGCAACAGGCAGACCTCATTACGAAGGGTAACTTCCAAGGGGTCTATGCCGAGAAAACCTATAAGCGTTATTACCCTCAGCCGCAGCCAAATGCCCAGATTATTGGTTTAACGAACAGTGAAGGTCAGGGTATCGAAGGCTTAGAAATGCAGCTGAATAAGCAGCTATCGGGTGTTGATGGTGAACAAAAAATTATTCGTGATAAGCGTGGGAACCGTTTAAAAGTTTCAGAGGTTATTCGCGAGGGTGAACCGGGCGAAAACATCACTTTAAGTATTGACTCACGTTTGCAGTACATTATGTATCGTGAATTGACAGCTGCTGGTGTTGCAAATAATGCCCGTTCGGCAACCGCAATTGCTGTAGATGTTAAGACTGGTGAAATTCTGGCAATGACCAGTTGGCCGTCATATAACCCGAATGACAAAAATGGTTTATCTAATAAAGATGCCATGCGTAACCGCGGTGCGATTGATATGTTCGAACCGGGTTCAACCATGAAGCCATTTACGGTTTCTGCTGCATTGGAAACTGGACAATATACGCCAAATACTATTGTAAATACTTCTCCAGGTTCAATGCGTTTAGGTTGGCATACAATTCGTGATACCCACAATTATGGTGCTTTAACTGTAAGTGGCGTAATTATCAAGTCTTCAAACGTGGGTTCTGCAAAAATTGCATTGTCACTTCCAAAAGAAACACTGCCAAGCTTTTTTAATCGTACCGGTTTTGGTAAACGTTCGGCTGTGAAATTTCCAGGGGAAAGCTCAGGTTTAGTGCTTCCGGTAAGCAAATTAAACTCTTCCCAAATTGGAACCATGGCTTATGGTTATGGCCTGAATGCGACTATTCTTCAGTTGGCACAGGGCTATGCAATGCTCGCAAATCATGGCGAGAAAATGCCTTTAAGCCTCCATAAGTTAGATCAGGCACCTAAAGGTGAACAAGTTCTTGCTCCAAAAATTGCTGATCAGGTTTTGCTCATGCTAGAGCAGGTGACTATGCCTGGTGGTACTGCAAAACAAGCTAATATTCCGGGTTATCGTGTTGGTGGTAAAACAGGTACGGCGCATAAACTTCGTGCAGACCGTAAAGGTTATTCAAATAATGAATACCGTGCTTTATTTGCTGGTGTAGCTCCAATTAGTGACCCGCGTTTAGCCGTTATTGTGGTTGTTGAAAACCCACAAGGCCGTTATTACGGTGGTTTGGTGGCTGCTCCTGTTTTTGCACGTATTATGCAAGAGTCATTGCGTTTAATGAATGTGCCGCTTGATAAACCCCTTGATACTTCAGTAAACCCTATTCGCAGGTAA